In the genome of Notamacropus eugenii isolate mMacEug1 chromosome 5, mMacEug1.pri_v2, whole genome shotgun sequence, one region contains:
- the LOC140504140 gene encoding calmodulin-binding transcription activator 1-like isoform X1, with protein sequence MSILERLEQMERRMAEMTGSQQHKQGVGGGSSGGSNGSGNGGSQAQCASGTGTMGSCFESRVVVVCEKMMSRACWAKSKHLIHSKTFRGMTLLHLAAAQGYATLIQTLIKWRTKHADSIDLELEVDPLNVDHFSCTPLMWACALGHLDAAVVLYKWDRRAISIPDSLGRLPLSIARSRGHVKLAECLEQLQRDEQVQLGQTPRIHCPPSGESNTDSWIAQWHGETMTSSESQKGITVIASTNPELRRPRSEPSNYYSSESHKDYPAPKKHKLNPEYFQPRQEKLLSTALSLEQPSIRKQSPSSKQCVSETISPTEGIRDYSREVSPHTPEAAGFRGSGAQPGVKWNSKDLYIGVSAVQVTGSQKGASLGKDPAPPRLRPREQMSVLMMADREMVDAELLSYRDNVENEACLQHMDDLQVNMMTLAEHIIEATPDRIKRENFVPLEPTAAERTDAAAISSTMSWLASYLADVDHLPSAAQIRTLYNEPLTPSSNTSLSPVGSPNSEMAFEKPSLPSAADWSEFLSASNSEKVENEFAQLTLSDHEQRELYEAAKLVQTAFRKYKGRPLQEQQEVAAAVIQRCYRKYKQYALYKKMTQAAILIQSKFRSYYEQKKFQQSRRAAVLIQQYYRSYKECGKRKQSRRAAAIVQQKLRSSLLTKKQDQAARKIMRFLRRCRHRVKELKKAKELEDPQQQQHPVAM encoded by the exons ATGTCCATCCTGGAAAGGCTGGAGCAGATGGAAAGGAGGATGGCTGAGATGACGGGATCCCAGCAGCACAAACAGGGTGTTGGAGGCGGTAGCAGCGGAGGCAGCAATGGGAGCGGGAATGGAGGAAGCCAGGCACAA TGTGCATCTGGGACTGGGACCATGGGGAGCTGCTTTGAGAGCCGAGTGGTGGTGGTGTGTGAAAAGATGATGAGTCGTGCCTGCTGGGCAAAGTCCAAGCACCTCATCCATTCGAAGACTTTCCGAGGAATGACCCTCTTGCACCTGGCTGCAGCCCAGGGCTATGCCACTCTGATCCAAACCCTCATCAAATGGCG AACTAAGCATGCTGATAGCATTGATTTGGAACTGGAGGTTGACCCTTTGAATGTGGATCATTTCTCATGCACTCCACTG ATGTGGGCATGCGCCCTGGGACACCTGGATGCTGCCGTTGTGCTATACAAATGGGACCGCCGAGCTATTTCTATTCCTGACTCACTGGGAAGGCTGCCTCTGTCAATTGCCCGGTCCCGGGGTCACGTGAAATTGGCAGAATGTCTGGAGCAGCTGCAGAGAGATGAGCAGGTTCAGCTCGGACAGACCCCCAGAATCCATTGCCCTCCAAGTGGAGAATCCAATACAGACAGCTGGATAGCCCAATGGCATGGTGAAACCATGACCTCCTCAGAATCACAAAAGGGAATCACTGTTATTGCAAGTACAAATCcag AGCTAAGAAGACCTAGGTCTGAGCCCTCTAATTACTATAGCAGTGAGAGCCACAAAGATTATCCTGCTCCCAAAAAGCATAAATTGAACCCTGAGTACTTCCAGCCGAGACAGGAGAAACTGCTCTCCACGGCACTGAGTCTAGAACAACCAAGTATCAGAAAGCAGAGCCCCAGTTCCAAGCAATGTGTCTCTGAGACAATCAGCCCCACTGAAGGAATAAGGGACTATAGCCGGGAAGTCTCCCCTCACACTCCAGAGGCTGCAGGATTCCGAGGCTCTGGAGCTCAGCCTGGAGTCAAGTGGAACTCCAAAGACCTTTACATTGGTGTGTCTGCAGTACAGGTAACAGGAAGCCAGAAGGGAGCCAGCCTAGGCAAGGACCCAGCACCGCCCCGTCTTCGCCCACGAGAACAGATGAGTGTCCTCATGATGGCTGACAGAGAGATGGTAGATGCGGAGTTGTTGTCCTATCGAGACAATGTCGAGAATGAGGCTTGCTTGCAACACATGGATGACTTACAG gtGAATATGATGACCTTGGCAGAACACATTATTGAGGCAACACCTGACCGGATCAAGCGAGAGAATTTCGTGCCCTTGGAGCCCACAGCAGCGGAGAGGACAGATGCTGCTGCCATTAGCAGCACAATGAGCTGGCTGGCCAGTTACCTTGCTGATGTCGATCATCTACCAAGTGCTGCACAGATCAG AACTCTATATAATGAGCCCCTGACCCCTTCTTCTAACACCAGCTTGAGCCCTGTAGGCTCACCAAACAGTGAAATGGCATTTGAGAAACCAAGCCTTCCCTCAGCGGCAGACTGGTCTGAATTCCTGAGTGCATCCAACAGTGAAAAGGTAGAAAATGAGTTTGCTCAGTTAACTCTGTCTGATCACGAACAGAGGGAACTCTATGAAGCTGCCAAGCTTGTCCAGACAGCTTTCAGAAAATACAAG GGTCGTCCCTTACAGGAACAGCAGGAAGTTGCTGCTGCTGTCATTCAACGTTGTTACAGAAAATACAAACAG TATGCACTTTATAAAAAGATGACACAGGCTGCCATCCTTATCCAGAGTAAATTCCGAAGCTATTACGAGCAGAAAAAATTCCAGCAGAGCAGACGTGCTGCTGTGCTGATCCAACAGTACTACCGGAGCTACAAGGAATGTGGCAAACGAAAGCAAAGTCGCCGTGCAGCTGCCATTGTACAGCAGAAGCTCAG gagcaGTCTGCTAACCAAGAAGCAGGATCAAGCTGCTCGCAAGATAATGAGGTTTCTACGCCGCTGTCGCCACAG AGTGAAAGAATTGAAAAAGGCCAAGGAACTTGAAGacccgcagcagcagcagcatcccgTAGCAATGTGA